A window from Marinagarivorans cellulosilyticus encodes these proteins:
- a CDS encoding two-component regulator propeller domain-containing protein — MIVKNLSRLAPWLLSLICFLGMGVTAADYPKKITFQNVMASKDFALGEVEALLQDHEGFMWLGGRNGLLRYDGYSFLSVAIKTGKEPPEDFQAVSQVIDLFEDSRQQLWVATRAGLLRYDRDAEVLYKMAPQDGNVPAAYGAGARRVLEAPSGEIVVAGPNGMVFVDPETQNATAIAHSADGRDGLINVVIHDLYLDQNNVFWLGTDAGITKFDWNSKQFSHFTPWPELPTSLPDNAVKVVDVHPNGELWAGVDKGIYRFDTKTEKFIKRYLKDDNDRFSIADNITRDIYIDRNGWVWTGSDVGGLSLYNAEQDRFLRYQHEAGKIGSLSANSIRRIYEDTIGDLWVGTYPAGVNFYDRSTAAITVYKHEPNPELGLRSNEIAAIVEDADGNLWLGGGGITKFDRKKDTFTHYTPSNGKLKSTAIISGLVDSDGGLWFGTWAGSYHRYNAEKDVFEEMPFDGSLARGGHKSSKVLNDSVVWDIYEDKRKNLWIGTHNGGLSRYDRATGEYTIYEEDGTGSGITNQLIWTSFEDSKSRFWVGTASGLNLMDRDAGTFKRYKTDDANPNSLVHNSVLSIFEDSQQRLWFGTDAGLHQYREETDDFIVFDTKDGFVDHGIRSIVEDKNGSLWLGTNNGVVMFNPDTKEVRNYKTYNGEKIGGFVTGSAITSKTGEVILGGRNGLRIFDVNKLGKNEHVPPVVLTDFRIFTKTVPINGPENILTRVANQTDQIVLDYTKTMFSFSFSALNYRDPDKNQYAYKLEGFDKDWREVGNQRSALYTNLNAGNYLFKVRASNNDGVWNEVGRSIQIKQLPPPWRTWWAHTIYALIVLAVIVQFIRSQRRKRKLVEEQNRILEVRVSERTSELRAKNNDIQAMLSNMRQGLFTVEANGEIHPEYSKHLEAIFETTQIAGSNAVELLFGNAKLGSNTLDQAKEAIGSIIGEDEMNYSFNAHLLPEEYEADFSSGSKFLALDWNPILEDDIIVKLMISVRDVTQLKQMESEAAAKKRELDIIGQLLNIPAKKYLSFADSAKKFIVENRSEIRANDSYDENVVALLFRNMHTIKGNCRTFGFTFFSDVVHEVESVYSALKTPSETPWQSDVLLNDLEAVDAILAEYENVYYAVLGRGNNSGASRDTEGFWADAEIVAKIRDCIESINEKHPEIQVAEDLAPITQIIDNALANPLPKVLADVVDSLPSIAEQLNKIPPQVNFTGQVVNIRNTEESLLGNIFAHILRNCVDHGLESPEERQEQGKAEQGTITLNTITDEQYLTIEVSDDGRGLNVERLYAKGVELSLWSDDNPPSYEQIAELIFYSGVSTKQAVSDISGRGVGMDAVKQFLLERDGDISLRVLNPPEVFNAKIFLPFVIDVKLPSSACL, encoded by the coding sequence GTGATTGTTAAAAACCTGTCGCGATTAGCGCCATGGCTGCTTAGCCTTATTTGTTTCTTGGGTATGGGGGTAACTGCAGCCGATTACCCTAAAAAAATTACCTTTCAAAATGTAATGGCTAGTAAGGACTTTGCATTAGGTGAGGTTGAAGCGCTATTGCAAGATCACGAAGGATTTATGTGGTTAGGTGGGCGCAACGGCTTGTTGCGCTATGACGGCTACAGCTTTTTATCTGTTGCGATAAAAACGGGAAAGGAGCCACCAGAAGATTTTCAAGCCGTAAGCCAGGTAATCGACCTATTTGAAGATAGCCGGCAGCAGTTATGGGTTGCTACACGCGCAGGCCTGTTGCGGTACGACCGTGATGCCGAGGTGCTTTATAAAATGGCACCACAAGATGGCAATGTGCCGGCCGCATATGGCGCTGGTGCACGGCGAGTACTTGAGGCCCCGTCTGGTGAAATTGTTGTTGCTGGGCCAAACGGCATGGTCTTTGTGGACCCTGAAACACAAAATGCAACAGCCATTGCGCACTCAGCAGATGGGCGTGATGGTTTAATCAACGTTGTAATTCACGACCTGTATTTAGACCAAAACAATGTTTTTTGGCTAGGTACCGATGCTGGCATTACCAAGTTTGATTGGAACTCAAAACAGTTTAGCCACTTTACCCCCTGGCCAGAACTGCCAACCTCGCTGCCTGATAACGCCGTTAAAGTGGTGGATGTACACCCCAACGGCGAGTTATGGGCCGGTGTTGATAAAGGTATTTACCGCTTTGATACTAAGACCGAAAAATTTATAAAGCGCTACCTAAAAGACGACAATGATCGTTTTAGTATTGCAGACAATATTACTCGGGATATTTATATTGATCGCAACGGCTGGGTGTGGACAGGGAGTGACGTTGGCGGTTTAAGTTTATACAACGCAGAGCAAGATCGTTTTTTAAGGTATCAGCACGAAGCCGGTAAAATAGGCTCTTTAAGTGCTAATTCGATAAGGCGGATTTACGAAGATACCATCGGCGATCTATGGGTGGGAACTTACCCTGCTGGGGTAAACTTCTACGACCGTTCAACGGCCGCTATTACGGTATATAAACACGAGCCGAACCCAGAACTTGGCCTGCGAAGTAATGAAATAGCCGCAATTGTCGAAGATGCCGATGGCAATCTATGGCTAGGTGGTGGCGGCATTACTAAATTTGACCGGAAAAAAGACACTTTCACCCACTACACACCAAGCAACGGCAAGCTTAAATCAACGGCGATAATATCTGGCTTAGTCGATAGCGATGGCGGCCTTTGGTTTGGCACTTGGGCAGGTAGCTACCACCGCTATAACGCCGAAAAAGATGTTTTCGAAGAAATGCCGTTTGATGGCAGCCTTGCAAGGGGAGGGCATAAGTCTTCGAAAGTATTAAACGACTCTGTGGTATGGGATATCTATGAGGACAAGCGTAAAAACCTCTGGATTGGGACCCATAACGGCGGGTTAAGTCGCTACGACCGTGCTACTGGCGAATATACAATTTATGAAGAAGACGGCACGGGTAGCGGAATTACAAACCAATTAATCTGGACTTCGTTTGAGGATTCTAAAAGCCGCTTTTGGGTTGGCACCGCAAGTGGTTTGAATTTAATGGATCGCGATGCCGGTACCTTTAAACGGTATAAAACAGATGATGCCAACCCCAATAGCCTTGTACATAATTCTGTACTGTCCATATTTGAAGATAGCCAGCAGCGATTGTGGTTTGGCACAGATGCCGGCCTGCACCAATACCGAGAAGAAACCGACGATTTTATTGTGTTTGATACCAAAGATGGTTTTGTCGACCATGGCATTCGTAGCATTGTTGAGGATAAAAACGGTAGTTTGTGGCTAGGGACAAACAACGGTGTGGTAATGTTTAACCCAGACACCAAAGAAGTTCGCAATTACAAAACCTATAATGGCGAAAAGATTGGCGGCTTTGTTACCGGTTCGGCAATAACATCCAAAACAGGTGAGGTTATTTTAGGGGGGCGTAATGGCCTGCGGATTTTTGATGTGAATAAATTGGGTAAAAACGAACATGTACCGCCGGTTGTTCTTACTGATTTTAGAATCTTCACCAAAACAGTACCAATCAATGGCCCCGAAAACATCTTAACCCGTGTTGCCAATCAAACAGATCAAATCGTCCTAGACTATACCAAAACAATGTTTTCTTTTTCGTTTTCCGCGCTAAATTACCGCGACCCCGATAAAAACCAGTATGCCTACAAACTAGAAGGGTTTGATAAGGACTGGCGCGAAGTCGGAAACCAGCGCAGCGCCCTTTATACCAATCTAAATGCGGGTAATTACCTGTTTAAAGTCCGCGCCAGCAATAATGATGGCGTATGGAATGAAGTCGGTCGCTCGATACAAATAAAACAACTTCCACCACCTTGGCGAACTTGGTGGGCGCACACCATTTATGCATTGATTGTATTGGCCGTTATTGTGCAGTTTATTCGTTCGCAACGAAGAAAACGCAAGCTTGTCGAAGAGCAAAACCGCATACTAGAGGTGCGGGTCTCCGAGCGAACTAGCGAGTTGCGAGCAAAAAATAACGATATTCAAGCCATGCTCAGCAATATGCGCCAAGGCCTATTTACAGTTGAGGCGAATGGCGAGATTCATCCAGAATACTCTAAACATTTGGAAGCTATATTTGAAACAACGCAAATCGCAGGTTCAAACGCCGTAGAGTTACTTTTCGGTAATGCAAAGCTTGGCAGCAATACCTTGGACCAAGCTAAAGAAGCAATAGGTTCTATCATCGGCGAAGATGAAATGAACTACAGCTTTAATGCGCATTTGTTACCAGAGGAGTACGAAGCGGACTTTTCAAGCGGTAGCAAGTTCTTAGCGTTGGATTGGAACCCCATTCTAGAAGACGATATTATTGTAAAGCTGATGATATCTGTGCGTGATGTAACACAACTTAAACAAATGGAAAGTGAAGCTGCGGCTAAGAAGCGCGAACTGGATATTATTGGCCAGCTATTAAACATACCGGCCAAAAAATACTTGTCGTTTGCGGACTCTGCAAAGAAATTTATCGTTGAAAACCGCAGTGAAATTAGAGCAAATGATAGTTATGATGAAAATGTGGTGGCTCTGCTTTTCCGCAATATGCACACCATTAAAGGCAACTGTCGAACCTTTGGCTTTACTTTTTTCAGTGATGTTGTTCACGAAGTTGAATCGGTGTATAGCGCACTAAAAACACCGAGTGAAACCCCTTGGCAATCAGATGTATTGCTCAACGATTTGGAAGCGGTTGATGCCATATTGGCTGAATACGAAAATGTTTATTATGCCGTATTAGGCCGCGGCAATAATTCCGGCGCCTCTCGCGATACCGAGGGATTTTGGGCTGATGCAGAAATTGTGGCCAAAATTCGCGATTGCATTGAAAGCATTAATGAAAAACACCCAGAAATCCAAGTAGCAGAAGACTTGGCGCCAATAACTCAAATCATCGATAATGCTCTAGCCAACCCTTTGCCGAAAGTACTCGCGGATGTTGTTGATTCGCTGCCGTCTATTGCAGAGCAACTCAATAAAATCCCCCCGCAAGTTAATTTTACGGGCCAAGTCGTAAATATACGAAATACTGAGGAGTCACTGCTGGGGAATATATTTGCCCATATTTTGCGCAACTGTGTTGACCACGGATTAGAATCGCCTGAAGAGCGGCAAGAGCAAGGCAAAGCAGAGCAGGGGACTATTACCTTAAACACCATCACTGACGAGCAATACTTAACCATTGAGGTGTCCGATGATGGTCGCGGGCTGAATGTTGAGCGTTTGTATGCAAAAGGTGTAGAGCTATCGCTATGGAGCGACGACAACCCGCCAAGCTATGAACAAATAGCCGAATTAATTTTTTATTCTGGCGTTTCTACTAAGCAGGCGGTGAGTGATATATCTGGCCGCGGTGTTGGCATGGATGCGGTTAAGCAGTTCTTGTTAGAACGTGATGGCGATATTTCCTTACGGGTATTGAACCCGCCAGAAGTGTTTAACGCCAAAATATTCTTACCATTTGTTATAGACGTAAAACTCCCAAGTAGCGCTTGCCTATAA
- a CDS encoding RNase H family protein: MQQAIFVDGSVNPQTRIGCGAFLAVPVPSSLQPPTGVPDAIKTKRFTNTSSTQLELETLLWALSDVELGSDVTVYTDCQNIMGLLARRNRLESKNYCNAKGQALAHAALYQRFFQCYDGLAFTLVKLKGHKPAANRSVLDQWFSLVDRAARAACLQKQ, encoded by the coding sequence GTGCAGCAGGCTATTTTTGTTGATGGTAGCGTTAACCCTCAAACGCGCATTGGCTGCGGTGCTTTTTTAGCAGTACCTGTGCCTAGCAGTTTACAACCGCCAACTGGCGTGCCTGATGCCATTAAAACAAAACGCTTTACCAATACCAGCTCAACACAGCTAGAGCTCGAAACTTTGCTTTGGGCGCTTTCGGATGTGGAACTAGGAAGCGACGTCACGGTGTATACCGATTGCCAAAATATTATGGGCTTGCTGGCGCGGCGTAATCGGCTAGAAAGTAAAAATTACTGTAATGCTAAAGGTCAAGCATTGGCGCACGCGGCGCTGTACCAACGCTTTTTTCAGTGCTATGACGGGCTAGCTTTTACTCTGGTTAAACTAAAGGGGCACAAACCTGCGGCTAATCGCTCGGTATTAGATCAGTGGTTCTCCTTAGTTGACCGCGCGGCTAGGGCGGCATGCCTACAAAAGCAGTAG
- a CDS encoding flavin reductase family protein: protein MYINFDALTPSQRYFAMVQSIVPRPIAWVLTSNAPNGEAQPSYNLAPFSFFTAVCSDPPLLMFSAGKKATGDEAGQVKDTCRNIQEHKQFVLHIASTDMLDAVNDSAATLNHGISEVEALGLKTVAFEGSELPRLANCAIAIACSLYRIDEIGNTPQAVIYGQINTLYVDDAIITPSEQRLIIDGKKLDPLARLGGNYYGNVGDLLIADRPK from the coding sequence ATGTATATTAATTTTGATGCGCTAACACCAAGTCAGCGTTATTTTGCTATGGTTCAGTCCATTGTCCCGCGGCCAATTGCTTGGGTTTTAACCAGCAACGCACCTAATGGCGAAGCGCAACCAAGTTATAATCTCGCGCCATTTTCGTTTTTCACGGCGGTTTGTAGCGACCCACCTTTGTTAATGTTTTCTGCTGGTAAAAAAGCCACAGGCGACGAGGCCGGACAAGTTAAAGATACCTGCCGAAACATCCAAGAACACAAGCAATTTGTACTGCATATAGCCAGTACAGATATGCTTGATGCGGTTAATGACTCGGCTGCTACCTTGAACCACGGTATTTCCGAGGTAGAGGCGTTAGGCTTAAAAACGGTAGCCTTCGAAGGCTCTGAATTGCCGCGCCTTGCTAACTGCGCTATTGCTATAGCATGTAGTTTGTACCGCATTGATGAGATAGGCAATACGCCGCAAGCGGTTATTTATGGCCAAATTAATACACTCTATGTCGACGATGCGATAATCACGCCCAGCGAGCAGCGCTTAATTATCGACGGTAAAAAGTTAGACCCTTTAGCCCGCTTAGGTGGCAATTATTACGGCAATGTTGGCGACCTTCTAATAGCGGACAGACCTAAATAG
- a CDS encoding MOSC domain-containing protein yields MNSVGKLLSRHLNNMPAGTLTWIGLRSERKARMTIVESAKAIATLGLEGDRRCASTPGSGRQVTLINQEHIDVVASLMGLASIAPEQLRRNLVVTGVNLQALRHQRFRIGEAEFEANAHCHPCLRMEQNLGTGAVAAMLGHGGICAKIITSGVIAIGDKVEKL; encoded by the coding sequence ATGAACTCAGTAGGAAAGCTGCTTAGCCGGCACCTTAATAATATGCCGGCAGGTACCCTTACGTGGATAGGTTTGCGATCAGAGCGCAAAGCTCGTATGACAATAGTTGAAAGCGCCAAAGCCATAGCAACGCTCGGCTTAGAAGGCGATAGGCGTTGCGCATCTACTCCAGGCTCTGGCCGGCAGGTAACTTTGATCAATCAAGAACACATAGATGTGGTTGCAAGCCTGATGGGATTGGCGAGCATAGCCCCAGAACAACTCCGAAGGAACCTTGTTGTAACAGGGGTTAATTTGCAAGCACTCAGGCACCAGCGCTTTCGTATTGGCGAGGCCGAATTTGAAGCTAATGCACATTGCCACCCGTGCTTACGCATGGAACAAAATTTAGGCACAGGGGCTGTTGCCGCGATGCTAGGCCATGGAGGTATTTGCGCCAAAATTATTACCAGCGGCGTCATTGCCATAGGTGATAAAGTCGAGAAGCTTTAA
- the msrA gene encoding peptide-methionine (S)-S-oxide reductase MsrA: MFLKPEKAKMIKPENALKGRTTAMDISGIHTVTGNSMQAPFPASMEKALFGLGCFWGAERKFWSLKGVYATAVGYSAGYTPNPSYQEVCSGSTGHNEVVLVIYDPAQINYNTLLKTFWESHNPTQGMRQGNDQGTQYRSGIYTYSDHQQQLAEHSKKVFQQALADKGLGVITTEIKSATEFYYAEEYHQQYLDKNPNGYCGLGGCGAILDM, translated from the coding sequence ATGTTTTTAAAACCTGAAAAAGCCAAAATGATCAAACCTGAAAACGCACTTAAAGGCCGCACTACGGCTATGGATATTTCAGGGATTCACACTGTCACCGGCAACAGCATGCAGGCGCCCTTCCCCGCCAGTATGGAAAAAGCATTATTTGGCCTTGGTTGTTTTTGGGGCGCCGAACGGAAGTTTTGGAGCCTTAAGGGTGTATACGCCACAGCCGTAGGTTATAGTGCCGGCTACACGCCAAACCCAAGTTATCAAGAAGTATGCTCAGGCTCCACGGGCCACAACGAAGTTGTTCTAGTGATCTACGACCCGGCTCAAATTAACTACAATACGCTACTTAAAACTTTTTGGGAGTCGCACAACCCAACGCAGGGCATGCGCCAAGGCAACGATCAAGGCACGCAATATCGCTCGGGCATTTATACCTATTCAGACCATCAACAGCAGTTGGCCGAGCACAGCAAAAAAGTCTTCCAGCAAGCGCTAGCTGATAAAGGCTTGGGCGTAATTACAACCGAAATAAAATCCGCCACCGAGTTTTATTATGCTGAAGAGTATCACCAGCAATACCTAGATAAAAACCCAAACGGTTATTGCGGGCTAGGTGGTTGTGGTGCCATATTGGATATGTAA
- a CDS encoding methylamine utilization protein has product MRIYVVLALAVLQWSTLLQAQAATLHVVDQHGQPLEGAIVEFAPAALAAGRSSVAVMDQIDKRFKPEQLIVQRGDQVSFPNSDEIRHHVYSFSPTKTFELKLYKGKHGAPLTMDTAGVVVLGCNIHDAMVGYIYVADKTAMATDENGRLVFSPQADQPITVWHPNQALDLHSKTPVTGVSGDKPWQVTIATTLPPAPDTFSERFQGNAAISP; this is encoded by the coding sequence ATGCGCATTTATGTTGTTTTAGCGCTGGCAGTACTCCAGTGGTCAACCCTATTACAAGCACAAGCTGCAACGCTGCATGTTGTAGACCAGCATGGCCAACCATTGGAGGGCGCGATTGTAGAGTTCGCTCCGGCGGCGCTTGCTGCTGGGCGCTCCTCAGTTGCGGTGATGGATCAAATCGATAAACGCTTTAAGCCAGAACAGCTCATTGTGCAACGTGGCGATCAGGTATCTTTCCCTAACAGCGATGAAATAAGACACCATGTTTATTCTTTTTCGCCGACTAAGACATTTGAATTAAAGCTATATAAAGGTAAACACGGTGCGCCACTAACAATGGATACAGCCGGTGTGGTCGTGCTGGGATGCAATATTCACGATGCAATGGTGGGCTACATTTATGTCGCGGATAAAACTGCGATGGCCACAGATGAAAACGGCAGATTAGTGTTTAGCCCGCAAGCCGACCAGCCAATTACAGTATGGCACCCAAACCAAGCCTTAGATTTGCACAGTAAAACGCCCGTTACAGGAGTGAGCGGTGATAAACCTTGGCAGGTCACGATAGCCACAACGCTACCGCCAGCACCTGATACTTTTTCTGAGCGATTCCAAGGCAATGCGGCAATATCCCCTTAA
- a CDS encoding EAL domain-containing protein, translating to MRQYPLKHQVIALCVTLIVVTSASILSSFWWFSHSYKERNIDSAIDSAAKVLERYVSEKQQLLSTSLAILTADYGFKTAVATNDKLTISSALDNLGQRINADLMIITGTKGQLIASSPKTFNALADLVYAQEVLIENPGKARFVVLDKTLYQLILQPVRAPRTVAYTVAGFIIDSKTVSEIKVLTGVDISFYSSTNEVFATTFKQPRSQALSEVLISRYSNGLFFNRPTYRNRPIPMLLAGSNDINGVISADLRPSHAQFDQLISTVIWLTAFILLLGFIASIWFGNRLTSSLAHLVKTANRFAAGDYSSHSISSQANFEVHALSLALNEMGIEIRQREHQIAFNARHDPLTRLLNRNAFLNGIEQAIDKQKPFIVIAYNLRGFRNINDSLGPQIGDACLQAVAQRVNKFPFPNLALHARLGGDEFIALLELGKEYSSESTIEIFNNWIAKPIEVNDLTLSFAYSLGTCSYPQHANDAKSMMRRAIIALEEGRREKVAIRSYKSGEDEEHLERLKIIDQLKAALNQEDQLFMVYQPKLNLKNGNVEKVESLIRWQKPDGKWVSPEVFIGLAEQAGLIVEITQWVVKTVITQMRAWQKQKISTKVSINISAQDILHPDFIYSIIKHLEANKLDPQSITLEITERDLMENEQEGAQRLHALKDAGFDLAVDDYGIGQSSLGKLKKLPIDELKIDKSFILKLDQSEADQVIVQSTIQLGHNLGLHVVAEGVENQATQDILHRMGCDYIQGFYFCRPITSDEFISWLKNYEDNRKPN from the coding sequence ATGCGGCAATATCCCCTTAAGCATCAAGTTATTGCGCTGTGCGTTACACTAATTGTTGTGACCAGTGCCAGCATACTGTCTAGCTTTTGGTGGTTTAGTCACAGCTACAAAGAGCGAAACATCGATAGTGCCATCGACAGCGCCGCTAAAGTACTCGAGCGCTATGTATCAGAAAAACAGCAATTACTCTCTACCTCCCTCGCAATATTAACGGCAGACTACGGTTTTAAAACCGCGGTCGCAACCAATGACAAACTTACAATTTCCAGCGCATTAGATAATCTAGGCCAGCGGATAAATGCAGACCTCATGATTATTACTGGCACCAAGGGGCAGCTAATCGCATCTAGCCCTAAAACATTTAATGCATTAGCTGACCTTGTTTATGCCCAAGAAGTCCTCATTGAAAACCCTGGTAAAGCGCGTTTTGTTGTGCTGGATAAAACACTTTATCAATTAATTTTACAGCCGGTAAGGGCGCCGCGCACTGTTGCTTACACCGTCGCGGGTTTTATTATCGATTCTAAAACCGTATCAGAAATAAAAGTTTTAACCGGCGTAGACATCAGCTTTTACTCCAGCACTAACGAAGTTTTTGCAACCACATTTAAACAACCACGCTCGCAAGCACTGAGTGAGGTCCTTATAAGCCGTTACAGTAATGGTTTGTTTTTTAATCGCCCGACTTATCGAAACCGCCCTATTCCAATGCTATTGGCAGGATCGAATGATATTAATGGTGTCATTAGCGCTGATTTACGCCCGAGCCACGCACAGTTCGATCAATTGATTAGTACTGTTATTTGGTTAACAGCTTTTATACTTTTGCTTGGGTTTATTGCCAGCATTTGGTTCGGCAACCGGCTAACAAGCTCATTAGCACACTTAGTAAAAACCGCTAATCGTTTTGCCGCAGGCGACTATTCAAGCCACAGTATAAGCAGCCAAGCTAATTTTGAAGTGCATGCATTATCTTTAGCACTCAACGAAATGGGGATAGAAATTCGGCAGCGCGAACATCAAATTGCATTTAATGCCCGGCACGACCCCCTTACCCGCCTGCTTAACCGCAATGCCTTTTTAAACGGTATTGAGCAAGCCATAGACAAGCAAAAGCCATTTATTGTGATTGCCTATAACTTACGCGGATTTCGCAATATTAACGATAGCCTAGGGCCACAAATTGGCGATGCCTGCTTACAAGCCGTAGCGCAAAGAGTCAATAAATTCCCCTTCCCAAATTTAGCACTGCATGCCCGCTTGGGTGGCGATGAATTTATTGCGCTGCTGGAATTAGGTAAGGAATATTCAAGCGAATCGACCATAGAAATTTTTAACAACTGGATCGCCAAACCCATAGAGGTGAATGATTTAACACTTTCGTTTGCCTATAGTTTAGGCACTTGTAGTTACCCGCAGCACGCAAACGATGCAAAAAGCATGATGCGCAGAGCAATCATCGCGCTAGAGGAAGGTCGGCGAGAAAAGGTGGCTATACGCAGTTATAAAAGTGGCGAAGACGAAGAACATCTAGAGCGCCTTAAAATTATTGACCAACTTAAAGCGGCATTAAACCAAGAAGATCAGCTTTTTATGGTCTATCAACCCAAACTGAATTTAAAAAACGGCAATGTTGAAAAAGTAGAATCTTTAATTCGCTGGCAAAAGCCGGATGGCAAGTGGGTATCACCAGAGGTATTTATTGGTTTGGCTGAACAAGCCGGCTTAATTGTTGAAATCACTCAATGGGTGGTAAAAACGGTTATAACGCAAATGAGAGCATGGCAGAAGCAGAAAATATCCACCAAAGTGTCCATTAACATATCTGCACAAGACATCCTTCACCCAGATTTTATTTATTCCATTATCAAGCATTTAGAAGCCAATAAGTTAGACCCCCAAAGTATTACACTCGAAATCACCGAGCGTGATTTGATGGAAAATGAACAAGAAGGCGCGCAGCGTTTACACGCCCTGAAGGATGCAGGCTTCGACCTTGCAGTTGACGATTACGGTATAGGGCAATCCTCGTTAGGCAAACTCAAAAAATTGCCTATCGACGAGCTTAAAATTGATAAAAGCTTTATTTTAAAATTAGATCAATCCGAAGCCGATCAAGTTATTGTCCAGTCCACCATTCAACTGGGCCATAACTTAGGCTTGCACGTAGTAGCCGAGGGTGTTGAAAACCAAGCAACACAAGATATTTTACACCGAATGGGTTGCGATTATATCCAGGGGTTTTATTTCTGCCGGCCTATTACGTCCGACGAATTCATTAGCTGGTTAAAAAACTATGAAGATAACCGCAAGCCGAATTAG
- a CDS encoding DUF3034 family protein, whose amino-acid sequence MAANGKLLGTPGVATIEGAAGGGIVPWAQLAGYASRDEISASGYCSQSNVKDFSLNNCGLQVNIFDRLELAVAQQNFTVEPLNVDISQQIISAKLRLYGDIIYSRWPQISLGVQAKTLKDPWVVDAFGSTSDKGTDIYIAASKLHLAAIAGRNAFWNITLRSTQANQLGLLGFGSQSYGRQLQIEASSALFVNQHWAIGLEYRQKPNNLTIPEDDWVDLFIAWFPNKRVNVTAAFLDLGEIAGIQDQTGWHLSLMANY is encoded by the coding sequence ATGGCCGCGAATGGTAAGCTTCTAGGCACCCCAGGCGTTGCCACCATAGAAGGCGCAGCCGGCGGCGGCATCGTACCTTGGGCTCAGCTTGCCGGTTATGCCAGCCGCGACGAAATATCGGCTAGTGGCTATTGTAGCCAGTCTAATGTTAAAGATTTCAGCCTGAATAATTGTGGCTTGCAAGTCAACATATTTGACCGTTTAGAACTTGCTGTGGCCCAGCAGAACTTTACAGTAGAGCCTCTCAATGTTGATATTAGCCAGCAAATAATCAGTGCCAAGCTGCGCCTTTATGGCGATATTATTTATAGCCGGTGGCCGCAAATCAGTTTAGGGGTGCAAGCCAAAACGCTGAAAGATCCTTGGGTCGTTGATGCCTTTGGTTCCACGAGTGATAAAGGCACAGATATATACATTGCTGCCAGTAAATTACACTTAGCGGCTATTGCTGGGCGCAATGCTTTTTGGAATATTACCTTGCGTAGCACACAAGCTAACCAGCTAGGGCTGCTAGGCTTTGGTAGCCAAAGTTATGGCCGCCAACTACAAATAGAAGCCTCTAGTGCCCTATTTGTTAATCAGCATTGGGCAATAGGCCTTGAGTATCGACAAAAGCCTAATAACTTAACCATCCCAGAAGACGATTGGGTCGACTTATTCATCGCTTGGTTTCCAAATAAGCGTGTTAATGTCACCGCGGCCTTTTTAGATCTTGGTGAAATTGCCGGAATACAGGATCAAACCGGCTGGCACTTATCCTTGATGGCCAATTATTAA
- a CDS encoding group I truncated hemoglobin, with product MKLSHIVLKLAAVVIISLCSACATTPQKNLFIALGGEQGVQSLVDKMITAIGKDPKIFDYFAETKVSRFRQKLYLHFCHVADGPCTYDGDTMIDVHTGMNINEADFNHLVDILVDAMTQQGIKNTTQNALLKKLAPLRQDIIYR from the coding sequence ATGAAGCTGTCACACATTGTTTTAAAGCTAGCTGCCGTTGTGATAATTAGCCTGTGCAGCGCTTGTGCTACAACACCGCAGAAAAATTTATTTATTGCATTAGGCGGCGAACAAGGCGTTCAATCTTTGGTTGATAAAATGATTACCGCCATAGGTAAAGACCCGAAAATTTTCGATTATTTTGCTGAAACAAAAGTTAGCCGCTTTAGACAAAAACTGTACCTGCACTTTTGCCACGTTGCCGATGGCCCCTGCACCTATGACGGCGACACAATGATTGATGTTCATACGGGCATGAACATCAATGAGGCCGACTTTAATCACCTAGTGGATATTCTAGTTGACGCAATGACGCAACAAGGCATTAAAAACACAACACAAAATGCCTTACTAAAAAAACTTGCGCCGCTCCGCCAAGACATTATTTATCGTTAA